Proteins from one Niallia circulans genomic window:
- the spoIIE gene encoding stage II sporulation protein E: MEKVERDIIDGIADVDFGKSKEGFGVIYHKFHTKVENFFLAKGYILLVIGFLLGRALILATLTPFVLPFFAAVYLTRKDKAPLALVGLIGGAATLSLKEAFVSFILAFLFLIAYKLLSKWRRNENTFVPMLVLATVLLGSLTESYILLDTITMYGAMMALVEASLGYILTLIFMQSLPLLTISKRRQALKTEEIVCLIIMLASVMTGTIGWSIYDLSIEHIMSRYLVLLFAFIAGATIGSTVGVVTGLIFSLASISSFYHMSLLAFSGLLGGLLKEGRKVGVALGLYIATLLIGMYGEGGGVLSVSLMETTVSVFLFMLTPSFLTSRIAKHIPGTTEYSQEQQQYMRKMRDVTAQRVSQFSTVFEALSNSFSAKSTTNDIDDTDRELDYFLSNVTEKTCQTCFRKEACWARNFNTTYDYMKDIMTEMSETDGSISLGLSREWEKHCTRSKKVTDAIHQELTLYQANQKLKKQVQESRKLVADQLLGVSEVMGDFAKEIQRERENHHKQEELILEAIQDFGIHIENVEIYSLEQGNVDIDITIPYNTGFGECEKLIAPMLSDILKETIIVNKEESAGYGHDYSHATFRSAKAFVVETGVAHAAKDGGFISGDSYSTIELGLGKYAVAISDGMGNGERAHLESEETLQLLQKILQSGIEEQVAIKSINSVLSLRTTDEIFATLDLAMIDLQNANAKFLKIGSTPSFIKRGSKVIKIQASNLPMGIVQEFDVDVVSEQLKAGDLLIMMSDGVFEGPKHVENFDLWMKRKIKELKTDSPQEVADLIMEEVIRSRSGLIEDDMTVLVAQINHNIPKWSSIPMRGFHQKAN; encoded by the coding sequence ATGGAAAAAGTGGAAAGGGATATTATCGACGGTATTGCAGATGTAGACTTTGGCAAATCAAAAGAGGGATTTGGCGTGATTTATCATAAATTCCATACAAAAGTAGAGAACTTTTTTTTGGCCAAAGGCTATATACTTTTGGTTATTGGTTTTCTTTTAGGGAGAGCGCTGATACTTGCGACCTTAACACCGTTTGTCCTCCCTTTCTTTGCAGCAGTTTACTTGACACGGAAGGACAAGGCTCCATTAGCACTAGTTGGATTAATTGGAGGAGCTGCAACCCTTTCCTTGAAAGAGGCTTTTGTTAGCTTTATACTTGCGTTTCTATTCCTCATAGCGTACAAACTCCTAAGCAAATGGAGGAGAAATGAGAATACATTTGTTCCGATGCTTGTACTTGCGACTGTCCTGCTAGGATCTTTGACAGAGTCTTATATTTTATTAGACACAATTACTATGTACGGAGCTATGATGGCACTTGTAGAAGCTAGCTTAGGATATATTCTCACATTAATATTCATGCAAAGTCTTCCATTACTGACAATTAGCAAAAGAAGGCAAGCTTTAAAGACAGAAGAAATTGTTTGTCTTATCATCATGCTTGCTTCTGTTATGACCGGAACAATCGGATGGTCAATATATGACTTGTCGATTGAGCATATTATGTCGCGGTATCTGGTCCTTTTATTTGCATTTATAGCAGGTGCGACAATCGGTTCTACTGTAGGAGTAGTGACAGGATTGATATTTAGTCTTGCCAGTATTTCAAGCTTTTATCATATGAGTTTGCTTGCATTTTCTGGTTTGCTCGGAGGTTTACTGAAGGAAGGCAGGAAGGTAGGCGTAGCACTCGGACTGTATATTGCAACACTATTAATTGGTATGTATGGAGAAGGCGGAGGGGTATTGTCAGTATCTCTTATGGAAACCACCGTCTCTGTTTTTCTATTTATGTTAACTCCGTCTTTCTTAACGTCCCGAATAGCCAAGCATATTCCAGGCACTACAGAATATTCGCAGGAACAGCAGCAATATATGAGGAAAATGCGTGATGTTACAGCACAAAGGGTTTCTCAATTTTCCACAGTCTTTGAGGCTCTTTCAAACAGTTTTTCTGCTAAAAGCACAACAAATGATATAGATGACACAGACAGAGAGCTCGATTACTTCCTAAGCAATGTGACAGAAAAAACTTGTCAAACATGCTTTAGAAAGGAAGCTTGCTGGGCAAGAAACTTTAATACAACATATGATTATATGAAAGATATTATGACAGAAATGTCAGAGACAGACGGAAGTATTTCTTTAGGACTATCAAGAGAATGGGAAAAACATTGCACTAGATCAAAAAAAGTAACGGATGCCATTCATCAAGAATTGACATTATATCAGGCAAATCAAAAGCTGAAAAAACAAGTACAAGAGAGCAGAAAGCTAGTTGCAGACCAATTGCTCGGAGTTTCAGAGGTTATGGGTGATTTTGCAAAGGAAATACAGAGAGAAAGAGAAAATCACCACAAACAAGAGGAGCTTATACTTGAAGCTATCCAGGATTTTGGCATTCATATTGAAAATGTGGAAATTTACAGTCTTGAGCAAGGTAATGTGGATATAGATATAACCATTCCATATAATACTGGCTTTGGAGAATGTGAAAAGCTGATAGCACCAATGCTTTCAGACATCTTAAAAGAAACTATCATTGTTAATAAAGAGGAGAGTGCAGGTTACGGCCATGATTATAGCCATGCTACTTTCCGTTCTGCGAAGGCATTTGTGGTGGAAACTGGTGTAGCACATGCTGCTAAGGACGGAGGTTTTATATCTGGAGACAGCTATTCGACAATAGAGTTAGGGTTAGGAAAGTATGCTGTGGCAATAAGTGACGGCATGGGTAACGGGGAAAGAGCACATTTAGAAAGTGAAGAAACATTGCAGCTCCTCCAAAAAATACTTCAGTCTGGAATAGAAGAACAGGTTGCTATTAAATCAATCAACTCTGTACTGTCCCTAAGAACAACAGATGAAATTTTTGCAACTTTAGATTTAGCCATGATTGACTTGCAAAATGCAAATGCTAAGTTTCTCAAGATTGGTTCAACACCAAGCTTTATTAAAAGAGGATCAAAGGTAATTAAAATTCAAGCAAGCAACCTGCCAATGGGAATTGTTCAGGAGTTTGATGTCGATGTGGTCAGTGAGCAGTTAAAAGCAGGGGACCTGTTAATTATGATGAGTGATGGCGTTTTTGAAGGGCCGAAGCATGTCGAAAACTTTGACCTGTGGATGAAGAGAAAAATTAAAGAATTGAAGACAGATAGCCCGCAGGAGGTTGCTGACCTTATTATGGAAGAAGTGATTCGCTCACGTTCTGGCCTTATTGAAGACGATATGACAGTTCTAGTTGCGCAAATTAATCACAATATTC
- a CDS encoding S1 domain-containing RNA-binding protein encodes MSIEVGSKLQGKVTGITNFGAFVELPEGATGLVHISEVADNYVKDINDHLKVGDAVEVKVINVEKDGKIGLSIKKAKDRPERPERSNDRGDRRESRGGYSNNSSRPRNTKSHHDNRAPKENFESKVARFLKDSEDRLASLKRNTESKRGGRGARRG; translated from the coding sequence ATGTCAATCGAAGTAGGCAGCAAGTTACAAGGAAAGGTAACAGGAATTACTAATTTTGGTGCGTTTGTTGAACTACCAGAAGGCGCAACTGGTCTTGTTCATATAAGTGAGGTCGCAGACAATTATGTAAAAGACATTAATGATCACTTGAAAGTCGGAGACGCAGTAGAAGTGAAAGTTATTAATGTTGAGAAAGATGGCAAGATTGGCCTGTCTATTAAAAAAGCTAAAGACAGACCGGAACGACCAGAAAGATCAAATGACCGCGGAGATCGTAGAGAGTCAAGAGGCGGCTATTCAAATAACTCGTCAAGACCTCGTAACACGAAATCGCACCATGATAATCGTGCTCCAAAAGAGAACTTTGAATCCAAAGTGGCCCGTTTCTTAAAAGACAGTGAAGATCGGTTAGCTTCTCTTAAACGAAATACTGAGTCTAAACGCGGGGGAAGAGGCGCTAGACGAGGGTAA
- a CDS encoding FtsB family cell division protein, translated as MSVLRKPDVTKLQTDYTVQQEELSISAARKKKLLFRRLAAFSICALAIGFFMISALISQGSVLEEKAAEKKKLDGKIALLEKDEKSLKEQIVKLNDEDYLAKLARKDLLLSEKGEIIFNIPDGKNKTSDSGK; from the coding sequence ATGAGTGTATTAAGAAAACCGGACGTGACAAAACTACAAACAGACTATACCGTACAACAAGAAGAATTAAGCATTAGTGCAGCGAGAAAAAAGAAGCTTTTATTCCGGAGATTGGCTGCTTTTTCTATCTGTGCACTGGCAATAGGCTTTTTTATGATTTCAGCACTCATATCCCAGGGCTCCGTTTTGGAAGAAAAGGCTGCTGAAAAGAAAAAGCTTGATGGAAAGATAGCTCTGTTGGAGAAAGACGAAAAGAGTTTAAAGGAACAAATCGTAAAATTAAACGATGAAGATTATTTGGCCAAGCTTGCAAGAAAAGATTTACTTCTCTCAGAAAAAGGAGAAATAATTTTTAATATTCCAGACGGAAAAAATAAAACAAGCGATAGTGGAAAATAA
- the yabQ gene encoding spore cortex biosynthesis protein YabQ, which produces MTLSTQFMTMLAMVGMGLFFGISLDTYQFFLKRAERKRIIVFFHDLLFWVLQALLMFYVLFLVNQGEIRIYLVLALLLGFATYQALLKSIYLSFLKLIISLSVRFYQLTVKLVVNLIYKPIKTLILFLVSVVIFLLKGLMALVNGVIRVLRFILKVVLLPLKWLLSLIWLVLPKKVKLNVDKYSGKLAGYYTMIKKYVKEWIKNRKKQ; this is translated from the coding sequence ATGACTTTATCCACTCAATTCATGACCATGCTGGCTATGGTTGGCATGGGTCTGTTTTTTGGAATTAGCTTAGATACGTATCAGTTCTTTCTAAAAAGAGCTGAGCGAAAACGAATTATCGTCTTTTTTCATGATCTCCTATTCTGGGTCCTGCAGGCTTTGTTAATGTTTTATGTGTTATTTTTAGTGAACCAAGGTGAAATTAGAATCTACTTAGTATTGGCATTATTATTGGGGTTTGCCACATACCAGGCCCTTTTGAAATCAATTTATCTATCCTTTTTAAAGCTAATTATTTCCCTCAGTGTCCGATTCTACCAGCTTACTGTCAAGCTAGTGGTGAATCTTATCTATAAACCTATAAAAACACTTATCCTATTTTTGGTGTCAGTTGTAATTTTCCTTCTAAAGGGACTTATGGCACTTGTCAATGGTGTAATCAGGGTATTAAGATTTATTCTGAAGGTTGTTTTATTACCTCTTAAATGGCTATTATCCTTAATATGGCTGGTTTTGCCGAAAAAGGTTAAATTAAACGTCGATAAATATTCTGGGAAATTGGCAGGATATTATACCATGATAAAGAAATATGTTAAGGAATGGATAAAAAATAGAAAAAAACAGTAA
- the yabP gene encoding sporulation protein YabP: MNQNYDSNTAKTSNIEHDVIMRGRRLLDITGVKQVESFDNEEFLLETVMGFLSIRGQNLQMKNLDVEKGIVSIKGKVFELLYVDEQSGDKAKGFFSKIFR, from the coding sequence ATGAACCAAAATTATGATTCTAATACTGCAAAAACTAGCAACATAGAGCATGATGTCATTATGAGAGGAAGAAGGCTCCTTGATATAACAGGAGTCAAGCAAGTAGAGAGCTTTGATAATGAAGAATTTTTATTAGAAACAGTAATGGGCTTCTTATCTATTAGGGGTCAAAACCTGCAAATGAAAAACTTGGACGTAGAAAAAGGGATTGTTTCTATTAAAGGCAAAGTATTCGAGTTGTTGTATGTAGATGAGCAAAGTGGAGATAAAGCTAAAGGCTTCTTTAGCAAGATATTCCGATGA
- a CDS encoding RNA-binding S4 domain-containing protein — translation MRLDKFLKISRLIKRRTLAKEVADQGRILINGIQAKASSNVKVGDELQVRFGQKVVTVKIELLQDSTKKEDAANMYKIIKEETVS, via the coding sequence ATGCGTTTAGACAAATTTTTGAAAATCTCCCGCTTAATAAAAAGAAGAACATTAGCTAAAGAGGTTGCAGACCAAGGTAGAATTCTCATAAACGGAATTCAAGCAAAGGCGAGCAGTAATGTTAAAGTTGGCGATGAACTGCAAGTGAGGTTCGGCCAAAAAGTTGTAACGGTAAAAATTGAGTTACTGCAGGACTCAACGAAAAAAGAAGATGCAGCAAATATGTATAAAATTATTAAAGAAGAAACTGTTTCCTAG
- the mazG gene encoding nucleoside triphosphate pyrophosphohydrolase encodes MRNIKVIGLGAGDMEQLPLGVYRSLTNNKNKVYVRTKDHPVLTVLEQEGSNFIYMDYIYEKYDQFEAVYNEIVAVLMKEAEQEDIVYAVPGHPLVAEKTVQLLIERSEEGEVNLEIGGGQSFLDSIFQALKIDPIDGFQLLDGTDLRKDELQFTQHLIIGQVYDAFSASEVKLTLMEKLPYDYPVTIVTAAGSKQEQIRRIELHELDREMELNNLTSLYVPPVQEERMLYKQFSSLRKIIAALRAPDGCPWDREQTHESLRSHLIEEAYELIEAINEDDIDNMIEELGDVLLQVMLHSQIGEDEGYFSIDDVIEGIAAKMVRRHPHVFGKAKAETVEDVLDTWQQAKNAEKPNKPASVLDGVLNSSANLSRAYDLQKKAAKAGFDWPDVSGAWEKVKEEISEFREEVENGASPEKMEKEFGDILFSFVNVARYYKIDPELAIFSTNQKFINRFHYIEAKVKEMGKEVQEVPLETLDGYWEEAKQVDKNK; translated from the coding sequence ATGAGAAATATTAAAGTAATAGGCCTTGGTGCTGGAGATATGGAACAGCTTCCGCTAGGGGTTTATAGAAGCTTAACAAATAATAAAAATAAGGTTTATGTGCGTACAAAGGATCACCCTGTTTTAACTGTATTAGAACAAGAGGGTAGCAACTTTATTTATATGGATTATATATATGAGAAGTACGACCAATTTGAGGCAGTTTACAATGAAATTGTAGCTGTTCTTATGAAGGAAGCAGAGCAAGAGGATATAGTTTATGCCGTACCTGGACATCCGCTCGTAGCGGAAAAAACGGTGCAGCTTCTAATAGAAAGAAGTGAAGAAGGTGAGGTCAACCTTGAAATTGGCGGTGGCCAAAGCTTTTTGGACAGTATTTTTCAAGCTTTGAAAATTGATCCTATCGATGGATTTCAGCTTTTGGACGGAACAGATTTACGTAAGGATGAGCTGCAGTTCACACAGCATTTAATAATCGGACAAGTGTATGATGCATTTTCCGCATCAGAGGTTAAGCTTACCTTAATGGAGAAGCTTCCGTATGATTATCCTGTAACAATCGTAACGGCTGCAGGCAGTAAACAGGAGCAAATAAGAAGAATAGAACTTCATGAGTTGGATAGAGAGATGGAGTTAAATAATTTAACCTCACTATATGTACCTCCAGTTCAAGAGGAACGCATGCTTTATAAGCAGTTTTCGAGCTTAAGGAAAATAATTGCGGCACTGCGTGCTCCAGACGGATGTCCATGGGATAGAGAGCAGACCCACGAGTCACTAAGAAGCCATCTTATTGAAGAGGCTTATGAGCTGATTGAGGCAATTAATGAAGACGATATAGACAATATGATAGAAGAGCTTGGGGATGTGTTGCTTCAGGTTATGCTTCACAGCCAAATTGGAGAAGATGAGGGATATTTCTCTATCGATGACGTAATTGAGGGAATAGCTGCTAAAATGGTGCGCAGGCATCCGCATGTGTTTGGAAAGGCAAAAGCAGAAACAGTGGAAGATGTTTTAGACACATGGCAGCAAGCGAAGAATGCAGAAAAACCAAATAAACCAGCGTCAGTGCTTGATGGAGTACTGAACAGCTCAGCGAATCTTTCCAGAGCTTATGATCTTCAAAAGAAAGCGGCAAAAGCAGGCTTTGATTGGCCAGATGTTTCAGGCGCTTGGGAAAAGGTAAAGGAAGAAATCAGTGAGTTTAGGGAAGAAGTAGAAAATGGAGCCAGTCCGGAAAAAATGGAAAAAGAGTTTGGTGACATTTTGTTTTCCTTTGTTAATGTAGCTAGATATTACAAAATAGATCCAGAGTTAGCGATTTTTAGTACAAACCAAAAGTTCATTAACAGATTTCACTATATTGAAGCAAAGGTGAAGGAAATGGGTAAAGAGGTGCAGGAAGTTCCTTTGGAAACATTAGATGGATATTGGGAAGAGGCTAAACAGGTTGATAAAAACAAATAA
- a CDS encoding putative polysaccharide biosynthesis protein, producing the protein MPKQSNNWFTGAIILTVGALVVKILSAVYRIPFQNIVGDTGFYIYQQVYPIYGVAIALSTYGFPVVISKLYTEMKSKEDQIGIERLISSSFILLYSLGICAFLILFFGAEFLSSAMGDRDLSILIKVISFAFLFTPFIATSRGIIQGTGNMIPTAVSQVAEQLMRVGTILFCSIYFISKGYSLYKVGAGAMLGSVTGGMLAFIVLFYFYRKQSVRTVIHARIRNRDNKKIIKRIIYEGITISISSMLLILLQLADSLTIYSELITAGAHKDEAKVLKGIYDRGQPLIQLGTVISTSMALTLVPFITGEMLKKKKGLLVEKVRFSLVVSLFFGFGASIGLFSMINKVNSMLFQNEQGSHVLAILCFVILLNAMIVTYTAVLQGLGATLYPAVIVLLGFIFKYAINGPFVAAYGTSGAAYATNLSLALILVFLAVRLYMLLKLPLINQKQVTVILLAAFCMYLTVKGYIYLTDNLALKDGSRLLSAFQSLSGVALGGFVYVFLVLRGNVFKEKDLLTLPFGSKLSWFLPKKGR; encoded by the coding sequence GATTTTAAGTGCGGTATACCGAATACCCTTTCAAAATATAGTCGGAGATACCGGTTTTTATATATACCAGCAAGTTTATCCTATTTATGGGGTGGCAATAGCTTTAAGTACATATGGATTTCCTGTTGTTATATCCAAGCTATATACGGAAATGAAGTCAAAAGAAGATCAGATTGGGATAGAAAGACTTATAAGTTCCTCTTTTATCCTTTTATACTCTTTGGGTATATGTGCATTCTTAATATTGTTCTTTGGGGCCGAGTTTCTCTCATCTGCAATGGGTGATAGAGATTTATCCATATTAATAAAAGTGATTTCTTTTGCATTCTTGTTTACACCCTTTATTGCAACATCGAGGGGAATTATTCAAGGGACAGGTAATATGATTCCAACTGCTGTTTCTCAAGTGGCAGAGCAACTAATGCGCGTGGGAACGATATTATTCTGTTCCATCTATTTCATTAGCAAAGGCTACTCCTTGTATAAGGTGGGAGCAGGAGCGATGCTTGGTTCTGTTACAGGTGGTATGCTCGCCTTTATCGTGCTGTTTTATTTTTATAGAAAGCAGTCCGTACGAACGGTAATTCATGCGCGCATAAGGAACCGTGATAATAAAAAAATAATAAAAAGAATTATATACGAAGGTATAACTATTTCAATAAGCAGTATGCTCCTCATCCTATTACAGCTTGCTGATTCTTTGACCATATATTCGGAACTCATAACTGCAGGGGCTCATAAAGATGAAGCAAAGGTGCTGAAGGGAATCTATGATAGAGGTCAGCCGCTTATTCAACTAGGTACGGTTATCTCTACTTCCATGGCTTTAACATTAGTTCCCTTCATAACAGGAGAGATGCTGAAAAAGAAGAAGGGCCTTTTAGTTGAAAAAGTCAGGTTTTCACTAGTGGTCAGCCTTTTCTTTGGATTCGGTGCATCCATAGGATTATTCAGCATGATTAACAAAGTGAACAGTATGCTTTTTCAAAATGAACAAGGTTCACATGTATTGGCGATTTTATGCTTTGTCATTTTGCTAAATGCAATGATTGTCACCTATACCGCAGTTCTTCAGGGATTAGGTGCCACACTCTATCCTGCTGTCATTGTGTTGCTAGGATTTATCTTTAAATATGCTATAAACGGACCGTTTGTTGCAGCTTATGGCACAAGTGGCGCTGCATATGCTACTAATTTGTCGTTAGCTTTGATTCTAGTATTTTTGGCTGTTAGATTGTATATGCTGTTAAAATTGCCACTCATAAATCAGAAACAAGTTACGGTCATCCTACTTGCAGCATTTTGTATGTACCTAACTGTTAAAGGGTACATTTATCTGACAGATAACTTAGCCCTTAAAGATGGAAGTCGTTTGCTGTCAGCCTTTCAATCCTTAAGCGGAGTAGCATTGGGAGGCTTCGTCTATGTCTTTCTTGTTCTCAGAGGCAATGTTTTTAAAGAGAAGGATTTGCTTACATTGCCGTTTGGTAGTAAATTGAGCTGGTTTTTACCTAAGAAAGGAAGGTAG